A stretch of the Archangium violaceum genome encodes the following:
- a CDS encoding AAA family ATPase yields the protein MQADYAASKGSHERGAQGEAIQRRDRIKQLLLDLLPEVSDLRFAPPDADNPMARVEVQTPYGWVGMRNLSLGYRTLIAWMVDLASRLFERYPESPNPLAEPAVVLVDEIDLHLHPTWQRQLIGYLTERFPNTQFIVTAHSPLVVQSATDANIVVLKREGDHVVIDNDVESIRGWRVDQLLTSDLFGLETARPPQLEDFLKARTALLSKPRLTKKDEARGKCAFCESQLAHISYGDVEHFRPKAGWRQEEGGPLGRPGYYWLAYEWTNLFLACTLCNQQFKRNLFPLRTPSRRARSHSWLQHTRELAGNPSGVAITTGNSHEAGLEGGTTCAPRGVWLPLPLAHGR from the coding sequence TTGCAAGCCGATTACGCTGCCAGCAAGGGCTCACATGAACGAGGTGCGCAGGGCGAAGCCATCCAGCGGAGGGATCGCATCAAGCAACTCCTGCTCGATCTGCTCCCGGAGGTGAGTGACTTGCGCTTCGCACCTCCCGACGCGGACAACCCGATGGCCAGGGTGGAGGTACAAACACCTTACGGGTGGGTCGGGATGCGGAACCTGAGCCTGGGCTACCGGACGCTCATCGCCTGGATGGTGGACCTCGCGAGCCGCCTGTTCGAGCGCTACCCCGAGAGCCCCAACCCGCTAGCTGAACCGGCGGTAGTGCTCGTTGATGAAATCGACCTCCACCTGCATCCGACGTGGCAGCGCCAGCTCATCGGGTACCTGACCGAGCGATTCCCCAACACCCAGTTCATCGTGACCGCGCACAGTCCGCTCGTCGTCCAGAGCGCCACGGATGCGAACATCGTGGTCCTGAAGCGAGAGGGCGACCATGTTGTCATCGACAACGATGTGGAGTCCATCCGCGGCTGGCGCGTGGACCAGCTCCTCACGAGCGACCTGTTCGGATTGGAGACGGCCCGGCCGCCGCAGCTCGAGGATTTCCTCAAGGCGCGGACCGCGCTCCTCTCCAAGCCCCGACTGACGAAGAAAGACGAAGCCAGAGGCAAGTGCGCCTTCTGCGAATCGCAACTCGCCCATATCTCCTACGGAGACGTCGAGCACTTCCGTCCCAAGGCGGGGTGGCGGCAGGAGGAAGGAGGGCCACTCGGTCGGCCCGGTTATTACTGGCTCGCCTACGAATGGACGAACCTGTTCCTGGCCTGCACGCTCTGCAATCAGCAGTTCAAGAGGAACCTGTTCCCCTTACGGACTCCCTCGCGGCGAGCCCGAAGCCACAGTTGGCTCCAACACACGCGCGAACTCGCAGGCAACCCATCAGGGGTGGCCATCACCACGGGGAATTCCCATGAAGCAGGGCTGGAGGGTGGTACTACTTGTGCTCCTCGCGGGGTGTGGCTGCCTCTTCCTCTTGCCCATGGACGTTGA
- a CDS encoding SMI1/KNR4 family protein, with translation MATPMSRLLEEVSRDHFPYPPATPEELEAFERRVGWRLDPDLRAFYLHCNGAELFKQRPGCPYRILPLSELIRARVAIHDEDDDRWGPASVYALCYVQDGDYVVVDVGRQENGRYPLVDGWHEAWPDPRQCGQIASSFSEFLEEAVKSKGRQFWLKRAAGR, from the coding sequence ATGGCCACACCCATGAGCCGCCTGCTCGAAGAGGTCTCCCGCGATCACTTCCCGTATCCACCCGCCACGCCCGAGGAGCTCGAGGCGTTCGAGCGGAGGGTGGGGTGGCGTCTGGACCCGGACCTGCGGGCCTTCTATCTGCATTGCAACGGGGCGGAGTTGTTCAAGCAGCGGCCAGGTTGCCCTTACCGCATCCTCCCCTTGTCCGAGCTCATCCGGGCGCGGGTGGCCATCCACGACGAAGACGATGACCGGTGGGGTCCCGCCTCCGTGTATGCACTCTGCTACGTTCAGGACGGCGATTACGTGGTGGTGGATGTGGGCCGCCAGGAGAACGGACGTTACCCCCTCGTCGATGGCTGGCATGAAGCATGGCCGGACCCGAGGCAATGCGGCCAGATTGCCAGTTCCTTCTCGGAGTTCTTGGAGGAGGCAGTGAAGAGCAAGGGGCGCCAGTTCTGGTTGAAGCGTGCCGCTGGGCGTTGA
- a CDS encoding Uma2 family endonuclease, whose protein sequence is MGGDPRRKKTYADLEAVPPHLVAELVDGELYTSPHPASLHALAQGAIYGELHGPFNRGRGGPGGWLLLFEPELHVGEDVLVPDLAGWRRERMPEMPQVVGFTLAPDWVCEVLSPSTAALDREKKMKVYAREGVRHLWMVDPLKQTLEVYGREGERWEALGVHAGQALVHAEPFASPPLE, encoded by the coding sequence ATGGGTGGCGACCCGAGACGCAAGAAGACCTACGCGGACCTGGAGGCGGTGCCGCCCCACCTCGTGGCGGAGCTGGTGGACGGCGAGCTGTACACGAGTCCCCATCCGGCCTCGCTCCATGCACTCGCACAGGGAGCGATCTACGGAGAGCTCCACGGACCGTTCAACCGGGGGAGGGGAGGACCGGGAGGCTGGCTGCTCCTCTTCGAGCCCGAGCTGCACGTGGGAGAGGACGTGCTGGTGCCGGACCTGGCCGGCTGGCGCCGCGAGCGCATGCCGGAGATGCCGCAGGTGGTGGGCTTCACGCTCGCGCCGGACTGGGTGTGCGAGGTGCTCTCTCCGTCCACGGCGGCGCTGGACCGGGAGAAGAAGATGAAGGTCTACGCCCGCGAGGGCGTGCGGCACCTGTGGATGGTGGACCCATTGAAACAGACGCTGGAGGTATACGGACGCGAAGGCGAGCGTTGGGAGGCATTGGGCGTGCACGCCGGCCAGGCCCTCGTGCACGCCGAGCCCTTCGCGTCCCCGCCACTGGAATAG
- a CDS encoding cupin domain-containing protein has translation MSEKTEKSPAAPKSPLSRAADRARIPTESQQHPLNPRSEIHGHSLSDLVGLRRTGVHLLRIPPGKESFIFHSHQLEEEWMYVLSGRGIAEIADAQHEVGPGDFLGFPTPSVGHHLRNPFSEDLVYLSGGERREMEVADFPRDNKRMVRVGRTVSLCPLDTVESFTLPEQK, from the coding sequence ATGTCCGAGAAGACCGAGAAGAGCCCCGCCGCGCCCAAGTCCCCGCTCTCGCGCGCCGCCGACCGCGCCCGCATCCCCACCGAGTCCCAGCAGCACCCGCTCAACCCCCGCTCGGAGATTCACGGCCACTCACTCAGCGACCTCGTGGGCCTGCGCCGCACCGGCGTGCACCTGCTCCGCATCCCTCCCGGCAAGGAGTCCTTCATCTTCCACTCGCACCAGCTCGAGGAGGAGTGGATGTACGTGCTGTCCGGCCGCGGCATCGCGGAGATCGCCGACGCGCAGCATGAGGTGGGCCCCGGTGACTTCCTCGGCTTCCCCACCCCGTCCGTCGGGCACCACCTGCGCAACCCCTTCTCCGAGGACCTCGTCTACCTCTCCGGCGGCGAGCGGCGCGAGATGGAGGTCGCCGACTTCCCTCGCGACAACAAGCGCATGGTCCGCGTCGGTCGCACCGTCTCCCTCTGCCCGCTCGACACGGTGGAGTCCTTCACCCTCCCCGAGCAGAAGTGA
- a CDS encoding Tox-REase-5 domain-containing protein encodes MAAHLLLEVAAGGEVVTRDEFHARMRRFSRLLVLRPDGYLVRATTGVAVQKAGQVVLAEDGTLRAGRFEVGPFYAIEGGRLFPVDQGLEVPKGARPAGLYEPDDNPALAVADGAVLAVVDMVEGLYRLVFYTGETLEGLAQFPGAVRQLYENSPQLWEEFRHKPYAEKVRTVSRLATGAVLTVGTAGAGTAKVAAWSGKLGSLTVPLLSLTRDGLLTVRLVAVPVGRVVTAAAPALSATYVLHMAHTGAQGAGGGSGWPPVGGPGLWIEDTSSMSEQARDYQAQVTGAPKGWAYRVTRGDDFVDFDGFDPKTGTLLEAKARGYQKWFDEDLNPTHDFYEGIRGMLKQAGRQFRMAAGRPVRWHVAEPRMVSVLRKYFDAEGFQSIEVVYTQPVK; translated from the coding sequence ATGGCGGCACACCTGCTCTTGGAGGTGGCCGCGGGTGGCGAGGTGGTGACGAGAGACGAGTTCCACGCGCGCATGCGCCGCTTCTCGCGGCTGCTGGTGCTTCGGCCGGACGGATACCTGGTGAGGGCCACGACGGGAGTAGCGGTCCAGAAGGCCGGTCAGGTCGTGCTCGCCGAGGACGGCACGCTCCGGGCCGGGCGCTTCGAGGTGGGACCGTTCTACGCCATCGAGGGAGGGCGCCTCTTCCCGGTGGACCAGGGGCTCGAGGTTCCCAAAGGCGCGCGTCCGGCGGGCCTCTACGAGCCCGACGACAACCCGGCGCTCGCGGTGGCCGATGGAGCGGTGCTCGCGGTGGTGGACATGGTGGAAGGCCTCTACCGGCTCGTCTTCTACACGGGCGAGACGCTTGAGGGGCTGGCGCAGTTCCCTGGCGCGGTGAGGCAGCTCTACGAGAACTCGCCGCAGCTTTGGGAGGAGTTCCGTCACAAGCCCTACGCGGAGAAGGTGCGAACCGTGTCGCGGCTTGCCACGGGCGCGGTGCTGACGGTGGGTACGGCCGGTGCTGGAACTGCGAAGGTGGCTGCCTGGAGCGGGAAGCTCGGGAGCCTCACGGTGCCCCTGCTGTCGCTTACGCGCGATGGGCTCCTGACGGTGCGGTTGGTCGCGGTGCCCGTGGGGCGCGTTGTCACCGCGGCGGCGCCAGCGTTGAGTGCCACCTACGTTCTGCACATGGCCCATACCGGCGCCCAGGGCGCGGGAGGCGGTAGTGGGTGGCCTCCGGTTGGCGGGCCCGGGCTGTGGATTGAGGACACCTCCAGCATGTCGGAGCAGGCCCGGGACTACCAAGCCCAGGTGACCGGAGCCCCGAAAGGGTGGGCATACAGGGTGACACGCGGGGACGACTTCGTGGACTTTGACGGATTCGACCCGAAGACGGGCACACTGCTCGAGGCCAAGGCGCGTGGGTACCAGAAGTGGTTCGACGAGGACCTCAACCCCACGCACGATTTCTACGAGGGCATAAGGGGCATGCTGAAGCAGGCCGGGCGTCAGTTTCGGATGGCTGCCGGGCGGCCAGTCCGTTGGCATGTCGCCGAGCCGCGGATGGTGTCCGTCCTTCGGAAGTATTTCGATGCCGAAGGCTTTCAGTCCATAGAGGTGGTTTACACTCAACCGGTGAAGTGA
- a CDS encoding ATP-binding protein: MQPPALHRTSTNPEPHAPPERGPGSPWGSRWLHSGNRLGRRLLLYILLFSAAVSLLGTLVQLVTDYQREVRELEARFEQIRSSYAQSIAESLWSLDEEHLRIQLEGITTLPGIALAEVDSALGTHYTAGDGARRELTRDFPLHRGALFLGTLRVGATLEDIQSQLGSRVLVILATEAGKTLFFALFAFILFQRLVTQHLATMAAYTRGLDTEHLDAPLVLRRAVTDGLRQDELDEVSAAINEMRESLRKELEERQRTEAASAFLAEAGGVLLESLDLEKVLPRIASVCVGTLADWCVIDLVEEGELRRVSGAHMDVSKTPLLEELQRRYPPGPDSKVPAAVAMRTGRWVLEPHLTQDSLRSVCVDDEHFRLAWRLGLRSLLTVPLVARGHALGAITFAAAEPGRYGPAELALAEELARRAAIAIDNARLYRQAEQALRLRETFLSVAGHELRTPLLPLQLRLQSLLRRGRSGAPLTPEMLLAELSAAEWQTRRLGLLVDQLLDVSHLLAGHALVPRRKRVDLCEVVAGVLEGLQRQITASGSAVVRELRCPAVGEWDPRRLELVVSGLVQNAVKFGQGRPIDIRVTPRDGAVCLVVRDRGMGMSQSELEHIFDPFSRGVPEQHFGGLGIGLYLTRQVVRAHGGTISVESRPGEGATFTVELPVGEVSGEAA; this comes from the coding sequence ATGCAACCCCCCGCCCTCCACCGCACGAGCACGAACCCTGAGCCGCATGCGCCGCCGGAGCGCGGGCCGGGCTCCCCCTGGGGCTCGCGGTGGCTGCACTCGGGCAACCGGCTCGGCCGCCGGCTGCTCCTCTACATCCTGCTCTTCAGCGCCGCCGTCAGCCTGTTGGGCACGCTGGTGCAGCTCGTCACCGACTACCAGCGCGAGGTGCGGGAGCTCGAGGCGCGCTTCGAGCAGATCCGCTCCAGCTACGCCCAGAGCATCGCCGAGAGCCTCTGGTCGCTGGACGAGGAGCACCTGCGCATCCAGCTCGAGGGCATCACCACGCTGCCGGGCATCGCGCTCGCGGAGGTGGACAGCGCGCTGGGCACCCACTACACGGCCGGCGACGGCGCGCGACGCGAGCTCACCCGCGACTTCCCGCTCCACCGCGGCGCGCTCTTCCTCGGGACGCTCCGCGTGGGCGCCACCCTGGAGGACATCCAGTCCCAGCTGGGCAGCCGGGTGCTCGTCATCCTCGCGACCGAGGCGGGCAAGACGCTCTTCTTCGCCCTCTTCGCCTTCATCCTCTTCCAGCGGCTGGTGACGCAGCACCTGGCCACCATGGCGGCCTACACGCGGGGCCTGGACACCGAGCACCTGGACGCCCCCCTGGTGCTGCGGCGCGCGGTGACGGACGGGCTGCGCCAGGACGAGCTGGACGAGGTGAGCGCGGCCATCAACGAGATGCGCGAGTCGCTGCGCAAGGAGCTGGAGGAGCGCCAGCGCACCGAGGCGGCCTCCGCCTTCCTCGCCGAGGCCGGTGGGGTGCTGCTGGAGTCGCTGGATTTGGAGAAGGTGCTGCCCCGCATCGCCTCCGTGTGCGTGGGCACCCTGGCCGACTGGTGCGTCATCGACCTGGTGGAGGAGGGGGAGCTGCGCCGGGTGAGTGGGGCGCACATGGACGTGTCGAAGACGCCGCTGCTCGAGGAGCTCCAGCGGCGCTACCCTCCCGGCCCGGACTCGAAGGTGCCGGCGGCCGTGGCCATGCGCACCGGCAGGTGGGTGCTGGAGCCGCACCTCACGCAGGACTCGCTGCGCTCGGTGTGCGTGGACGACGAGCACTTCCGGCTCGCGTGGAGGCTGGGCCTGCGGAGCCTGCTGACGGTGCCGCTGGTGGCCCGGGGGCACGCGCTGGGCGCCATCACCTTCGCCGCCGCCGAGCCGGGACGCTACGGGCCCGCCGAGCTCGCGCTGGCCGAGGAGCTGGCGCGGCGCGCGGCCATCGCCATCGACAACGCGCGGCTCTACCGCCAGGCGGAGCAGGCGCTGCGGCTGCGCGAGACGTTCCTGTCGGTGGCCGGGCACGAGCTGCGCACGCCCCTGTTGCCGCTCCAGCTGCGGTTGCAGAGCCTGCTGCGCCGCGGCCGGAGCGGGGCCCCGTTGACGCCGGAGATGCTGCTCGCGGAGCTGTCCGCCGCCGAGTGGCAGACGCGGCGGCTCGGGTTGCTGGTGGATCAACTGCTGGACGTGTCCCACCTGCTCGCGGGCCACGCGCTGGTGCCGCGGCGCAAGCGGGTGGACCTGTGCGAGGTGGTGGCGGGCGTGCTCGAGGGGCTGCAGCGGCAGATAACGGCCAGCGGCTCCGCGGTGGTGCGCGAGCTGCGGTGCCCGGCGGTCGGCGAGTGGGACCCGCGCCGGCTGGAGCTGGTGGTGTCGGGCCTGGTGCAGAACGCGGTGAAGTTCGGCCAGGGCAGGCCCATCGACATCCGTGTGACGCCTCGGGACGGCGCGGTGTGCCTCGTGGTGAGGGACCGGGGCATGGGCATGTCGCAGAGCGAGCTGGAGCACATCTTCGACCCGTTCAGCCGCGGGGTGCCGGAGCAGCACTTCGGGGGGCTGGGGATCGGCCTCTACCTCACGCGCCAGGTGGTGCGGGCCCATGGGGGCACCATCTCCGTGGAGAGCCGGCCGGGGGAGGGGGCCACCTTCACGGTGGAGCTGCCGGTGGGCGAGGTGTCGGGCGAGGCCGCCTGA
- a CDS encoding ATP-binding protein — protein MATKSRGSSQQPKRVRAGSRKQAPSQPLPVYFLSLTLKNVRCFGPEQTLKLSDDQGRPARWTVILGNNGIGKTTLLQALNGFEPVPSRSFVCSAQSWKSAIQ, from the coding sequence ATGGCCACGAAAAGCCGGGGAAGCTCACAGCAGCCCAAGCGCGTACGGGCTGGCTCACGCAAGCAGGCACCCTCTCAGCCCCTGCCCGTGTACTTCCTTTCATTGACCCTGAAGAACGTGCGCTGCTTCGGGCCCGAGCAAACCCTGAAGCTCTCCGATGACCAAGGACGTCCGGCGAGATGGACGGTCATTCTTGGTAACAACGGCATAGGCAAGACGACCCTGCTGCAGGCGCTCAACGGCTTTGAACCTGTTCCGTCACGCTCGTTTGTCTGTTCAGCTCAAAGCTGGAAATCTGCCATCCAATGA
- a CDS encoding ABC transporter substrate-binding protein, giving the protein MSAFRRRLGVLLTSLLLLSGAAPPVAPAPPPSAPAPRRMRVVFLDALPDNPFRRNVVGAMRAAANDLGIDFVDSVIAQWPGEMLEQVRRLVSGRERPDYLITSIHRGIGTRVLEIAEQARVPVFIINSGLRPEDEKRVGGPRELFTWWIGQMLPDDLGAGERLAWLLFEAARARGPSPDAPVRLVALEGPRRDTSAILRNEGLGLALSKWKGAELLQSVTASWLGDEARRKTFLLMRRFPEVQVVWAASDDMALGAARGIEDAGRRPGVDVLVGGIDWTPQALQAVREGTLETSLGGHFLEGAWALVLLHDHHQGLDFASERLDWRTPFHPLTRANVAAYQDVLARPDWEAFDFRAFSKAANPRLKHYDFSLQTLFAQRHGRLPGGPLDTNATPRPPPHEHEP; this is encoded by the coding sequence ATGTCCGCTTTCCGGAGACGCCTCGGCGTCCTCCTCACGTCGCTCCTGCTCCTCTCGGGGGCGGCGCCACCCGTGGCTCCGGCGCCCCCGCCGTCCGCCCCGGCGCCCCGGCGGATGCGCGTGGTGTTCCTCGACGCGCTGCCGGACAACCCCTTCCGGCGCAACGTCGTGGGCGCCATGCGGGCCGCCGCGAATGATCTCGGCATCGACTTCGTCGACTCCGTCATCGCCCAGTGGCCGGGCGAAATGCTCGAGCAGGTGCGCCGGTTGGTGAGCGGGCGCGAGCGCCCCGACTACCTCATCACCTCCATCCACCGCGGCATCGGCACCCGCGTCCTGGAGATCGCCGAGCAGGCCCGCGTCCCGGTGTTCATCATCAACTCGGGGCTGCGGCCCGAGGATGAAAAGCGCGTCGGCGGGCCGCGCGAGCTCTTCACGTGGTGGATTGGCCAGATGCTGCCGGACGACCTGGGGGCGGGGGAGCGGCTGGCGTGGCTCCTTTTCGAGGCGGCCCGGGCGCGCGGGCCCTCCCCGGACGCGCCGGTCCGGCTCGTCGCGCTCGAGGGGCCCCGGCGCGATACCTCCGCCATCCTCCGCAACGAGGGGCTGGGCCTGGCCCTCTCGAAGTGGAAGGGCGCCGAGCTCCTCCAGAGCGTCACCGCCTCCTGGCTGGGGGACGAGGCCCGGCGCAAGACGTTCCTCCTGATGCGCCGCTTCCCGGAGGTCCAGGTCGTCTGGGCCGCCAGTGATGACATGGCGCTGGGGGCGGCGCGGGGAATCGAGGACGCGGGCCGCCGCCCGGGCGTGGACGTGCTGGTGGGGGGCATCGACTGGACGCCCCAGGCGCTCCAGGCCGTGCGCGAGGGCACGCTGGAGACGAGCCTCGGCGGGCACTTCCTGGAAGGGGCCTGGGCCCTGGTGCTCCTCCACGACCACCACCAGGGGCTCGACTTCGCCTCCGAGCGGCTCGACTGGCGCACGCCATTCCACCCCCTCACGCGCGCCAACGTCGCGGCCTACCAGGACGTGCTCGCCCGGCCCGACTGGGAGGCATTCGACTTCCGGGCCTTCTCGAAAGCAGCCAACCCCCGCCTGAAGCACTACGATTTCTCCCTCCAGACCTTGTTCGCGCAGCGGCATGGCCGACTGCCGGGCGGACCCTTGGACACGAATGCAACCCCCCGCCCTCCACCGCACGAGCACGAACCCTGA
- a CDS encoding Imm52 family immunity protein, with amino-acid sequence MSERYGIKAYWGHRPESAEECAGRAETFFRLLGECHPDFARWYEQSNSARKALQLGFEPTRDTFVRFFGREKYQRGDDGFDFGAWTGHLEQGRGGMVMLACGSKAEFSPNRLWIFFPKEALGQERVVTEPVVSGAMRAVAVAWEPEWAVATADGLWEELSGGSQLGCFVGWMTYFSRDRGEVPVLPPPVRVEPVGETGTLVTLTPERLTPSKPEHVALAWSVQRALEERGLFRLMVPPASRRKA; translated from the coding sequence ATGAGCGAGAGGTACGGAATCAAAGCGTATTGGGGGCACCGCCCAGAGTCGGCTGAGGAGTGCGCGGGGCGGGCCGAGACATTCTTCCGCCTCCTTGGGGAGTGCCATCCCGACTTCGCCCGCTGGTATGAGCAGAGTAACTCCGCTCGTAAGGCCCTACAGCTCGGCTTTGAGCCCACCCGCGACACCTTTGTGAGGTTCTTCGGCCGTGAGAAGTACCAGCGTGGAGATGATGGTTTTGATTTCGGAGCATGGACCGGACACTTGGAACAGGGCCGGGGCGGAATGGTCATGCTCGCCTGTGGGTCGAAGGCGGAGTTTTCGCCGAACCGTCTCTGGATCTTCTTCCCCAAGGAGGCCCTGGGCCAGGAGCGCGTAGTCACGGAGCCTGTCGTCTCTGGTGCTATGCGTGCCGTTGCCGTGGCCTGGGAGCCTGAGTGGGCAGTGGCGACGGCGGACGGGCTTTGGGAGGAGCTCTCCGGCGGCAGTCAGCTCGGCTGCTTCGTGGGCTGGATGACGTACTTCTCGCGGGATCGGGGCGAGGTGCCTGTCCTCCCTCCGCCGGTGCGCGTTGAGCCCGTGGGCGAGACGGGCACCCTCGTCACCCTCACGCCCGAGCGCCTTACTCCAAGCAAACCGGAGCACGTGGCGCTCGCTTGGAGCGTGCAGAGGGCGCTTGAGGAGCGTGGGCTGTTCCGGTTGATGGTGCCGCCGGCTTCCAGGCGGAAGGCGTGA
- the rsmG gene encoding 16S rRNA (guanine(527)-N(7))-methyltransferase RsmG, with amino-acid sequence MDNARFADQIQQGCRALGVTVGEDVPARLHRLMGELLKWNAKVNLTAITAEEEVLEKHFLDSLAVLPEVEGAGSVLDVGAGAGFPGLPLKMARPSLSVTMVDAVGKKVGYLKAVVVVAGLGLTGTKAVHTRAEGKPDAEGLPRADRVIARAFMDLPDWLDLAPAYLAPGGHVVAMLGKAQGEDELRAQAEKRGLSLVSARAYRLPFSGAERQVAAFAKRE; translated from the coding sequence GTGGATAACGCGCGCTTCGCCGATCAGATTCAGCAGGGGTGCCGGGCGTTGGGGGTGACGGTGGGGGAGGACGTGCCGGCGAGGCTGCACCGGCTGATGGGCGAGCTGTTGAAGTGGAACGCGAAGGTGAACCTGACGGCGATAACGGCGGAGGAGGAGGTGTTGGAGAAACACTTCCTGGACTCGCTGGCGGTGCTGCCGGAGGTGGAGGGGGCGGGGAGCGTGCTGGACGTGGGAGCGGGAGCGGGGTTCCCGGGGCTGCCACTGAAGATGGCGAGGCCGTCGTTGTCGGTGACGATGGTGGACGCGGTGGGGAAGAAGGTGGGGTACCTGAAGGCGGTGGTGGTGGTGGCGGGGCTGGGGCTGACGGGGACGAAGGCGGTGCACACGCGCGCCGAGGGCAAGCCGGACGCGGAGGGCCTGCCGAGGGCGGACCGGGTGATCGCCCGCGCCTTCATGGACCTCCCGGACTGGCTGGACCTGGCGCCGGCGTACCTGGCGCCGGGAGGGCACGTGGTGGCGATGCTGGGCAAGGCGCAGGGCGAGGACGAGCTGCGAGCGCAGGCGGAGAAGCGGGGCCTCTCGCTGGTGTCGGCGAGGGCGTACCGGCTGCCGTTCTCGGGAGCGGAGCGGCAGGTGGCGGCGTTCGCGAAGCGGGAGTGA
- the mnmG gene encoding tRNA uridine-5-carboxymethylaminomethyl(34) synthesis enzyme MnmG, with the protein MNLRYDVIVVGLGHAGCEAALACARMGLSTLGLTLKRERAAVMSCNPAVGGTAKGHLVRELDALGGEMARAADLAGTHFKTLNASKGPAVQATRVLCDREAYARTLQSVLWAQPNLTVHEAEVSSVVAEGGRVAGVVLGDGTQVAARAVLLTTGTFLQALMHVGEKKEVGGRLGDEAAKGLSDSLRSLGFSLGRFKTGTPARLLRDSIDWAALEPQPGDFPPRPLSLRTKWTLGSTSFPCQPAVTCALTYTTAETHRILRDNIHRSPLFQGEIVGRGPRYCPSLEDKVVRFSARERHLVFLEPEGPDSPLVYPAGLSTSMPAEVQLEFLRTLPGLEKVEVARFGYAVEYDYAPPTQLKETLETKAIEGLYFAGQLNGTSGYEEAAFQGLYAGIQAGLKVKGEPALVLGRDEAHGAVLVDELVTKGVDEPFRMFTSRSEHRLKLREGNADLRLAKHGARVGLVSREVLERVEARGRAVAEEVARLKRTGLAARLKRPEVTYAALAAEKPEGWPALAPDVVEEVEVEVKYEGYIVMAERTAAREAEAWDGWRIPGDFSYAGVRGLSAEAVEKLEKVRPATVGQARRIPGLTPAAFSLLLVALKRGGLGGAGGPRECGV; encoded by the coding sequence ATGAATCTCCGGTACGACGTCATCGTGGTGGGGCTCGGCCACGCGGGCTGCGAGGCCGCCCTGGCCTGCGCGCGCATGGGCCTGTCCACCCTGGGCCTCACCCTCAAGCGCGAGCGCGCCGCCGTCATGAGCTGCAACCCCGCCGTGGGCGGCACCGCCAAGGGCCACCTGGTGCGCGAGTTGGACGCGCTCGGCGGGGAGATGGCCCGCGCGGCGGACCTCGCGGGCACGCACTTCAAGACGCTGAATGCCTCGAAGGGGCCGGCCGTGCAGGCCACCCGCGTGCTGTGCGACCGCGAGGCCTACGCGCGCACCCTGCAGTCCGTGCTGTGGGCCCAGCCGAACCTCACCGTGCACGAGGCCGAGGTGTCCTCCGTGGTGGCCGAGGGCGGACGCGTGGCGGGCGTGGTGCTCGGGGACGGCACGCAGGTGGCGGCGCGCGCGGTGCTGCTCACCACGGGCACCTTCCTCCAGGCGCTCATGCACGTGGGCGAGAAGAAGGAGGTGGGCGGACGGCTCGGCGACGAGGCGGCGAAGGGGCTGTCGGACTCGCTGCGCTCGCTCGGCTTCTCGCTGGGCCGCTTCAAGACGGGCACGCCCGCGCGCCTCCTGCGCGACAGCATCGACTGGGCCGCGCTCGAGCCCCAGCCCGGAGACTTCCCCCCGCGTCCGCTGTCGCTGCGCACGAAGTGGACGCTCGGCTCCACGTCCTTCCCGTGCCAGCCCGCCGTCACGTGCGCGCTCACGTACACCACCGCGGAGACGCACCGGATTCTGCGCGACAACATCCACCGCTCACCGCTGTTCCAGGGGGAAATCGTCGGACGGGGCCCGCGCTACTGCCCGTCGCTGGAGGACAAGGTGGTGCGCTTCTCCGCGCGCGAGCGGCACCTGGTGTTCCTCGAGCCCGAGGGCCCCGACTCGCCGCTGGTGTACCCCGCGGGCCTGTCCACGAGCATGCCGGCCGAGGTGCAGCTCGAGTTCCTGCGCACGCTGCCGGGCCTGGAGAAGGTGGAGGTGGCGCGCTTCGGCTACGCGGTGGAGTACGACTACGCGCCGCCCACTCAGCTGAAGGAGACGCTGGAGACGAAGGCGATCGAGGGCCTCTACTTCGCCGGACAGCTCAACGGGACGAGCGGCTACGAGGAGGCGGCCTTCCAGGGGCTGTACGCGGGGATTCAGGCCGGGCTGAAGGTGAAGGGCGAGCCGGCGCTGGTGCTCGGGCGGGACGAGGCGCACGGGGCCGTGTTGGTGGACGAGCTGGTGACGAAGGGGGTGGACGAGCCCTTCCGCATGTTCACGAGCCGCTCGGAGCACCGGCTGAAGCTGCGCGAGGGGAACGCGGACCTGCGGCTGGCGAAACACGGGGCGAGGGTGGGGCTGGTGTCGCGCGAGGTGCTGGAGCGGGTGGAGGCGCGGGGGAGGGCGGTGGCGGAGGAGGTGGCGCGGCTCAAGCGCACGGGACTGGCGGCGCGGCTGAAGCGGCCCGAGGTGACGTACGCGGCGCTGGCGGCGGAGAAGCCGGAGGGCTGGCCCGCGCTGGCGCCGGACGTGGTGGAGGAGGTGGAGGTGGAGGTGAAGTACGAGGGCTACATCGTCATGGCGGAGCGGACGGCGGCGAGGGAGGCGGAGGCGTGGGACGGGTGGAGGATTCCGGGGGACTTCTCGTACGCAGGGGTGAGAGGACTGTCGGCGGAGGCGGTGGAGAAGCTGGAGAAGGTGCGGCCGGCGACGGTGGGGCAGGCGAGGCGGATTCCGGGGCTGACGCCGGCGGCGTTCTCCTTGCTGCTCGTGGCGCTCAAGCGTGGCGGGCTGGGGGGCGCCGGAGGCCCTCGCGAGTGCGGTGTCTGA